The genomic window GATGCTTCGGAGGTGAGATATGGCTTTTCTTGTCTCTATTCCTCAGATGTATCAGATGCTTAAAGAGGCAGTTAAGGAGGATTATTATAAGGGAAGAGGTAGAAAGAAAAAGTATGGTGATGCTTTGATAATTTTAGTAGGGGTTCTTATCACTCTGCATGGTAAGTCATACAGAGAGGCTAAGAATATCGTTAAGAGATACCTTGGCATGGATATACATATCTCAAATATTCACTATCGGCTTAAAGACATGGGGGATTTGAAGGAAATGGTGGAGAGAGTATTGGGAGAATATGAAATTCTTTGGGAATAATATATGGACTATGGTAGTTAGACAGTGATAGCTTCAATTTTCCGATTACAAGCTTTTAGGAGGATTGATGGTTTGAGACTATAACAGATTTGTGAGTTAGTTTATTTTGTAGTGAAATTTACCTTTGGAGGAAGATTTTTTAGAGCTAGTAGTGGAAGTCGGAGAGAAAGATTTATTACAATTATTCTTCTATGATCGTAAGAGAATTTTTAAGGGAGAGGATACTAGAAGTTGTGAGAGAGGTTTATGGTGAAAATTATGGTGAGGATGATATTATAGTGGAGTATCCTGAGGATAAGAAATTTGGTGATTACTCAACAACGGTTGCTTTTAGGGTGATGAAGACTCTTAAGGCAAGGGGTGAGAATATATCTTCTGTGGAGATAGCAGAGAGGTTGAGGAGTTTGATTTTAGAGAGAGTTGGGGAGATTTTTTCTGAAATATCGGTTGCGAGTGGGGGTTTTCTGAATTTTAGGTTGTCTGAGGGGTTTTTGAAGAGTTTGGTGAAGGCTGTGGCTGAAGATGAGGGTTATGGTGGTTCAGATTTTGGGAGAGGTAGGGGCAAGATTCTTTTAGAGTATGTCAGTGCAAATCCAACAGGTCCTCTTCACATTGGGCACGCAAGGTGGGGAGCTATTGGTGACTCTCTCTACAGAGCGTTCAAGCTTTCAGGGTATGACATAGAGACGGAATTTTACATAAACGATGCTGGAAACCAAGTGAAACTTTTGCTTGACTCGGTCAATGCAGTAAAGAATGGGGAAGAAATACCAGAAAATGGTTATCAGGGAGACTATATCAATGAACTTGCTAGATTAGAAAGAAACCCTATAGAAGTGATTCTGGAATGGCACAGAGAAGATCTTGAAAGGTTTGGAGTACATTTTGACACATGGTTTTCAGAGAGATCTCTTCATGAAAGTGGTGAAGTGGAGAAGACGGTAAGCTTGCTTAGGGAAAAAGGGCTTGTTTACGAGAAAGATGGAGCCTTGTGGTTTAAAAGCACACAGTTTGGGGATGATAAAGATAGGGTTATAAGAAAGTCTGATGGTGAGTATACCTACTTTGGGGTTGATATTGCATATCACTTGAATAAAATAAGGAGAGGATTTAGCAGGTTGATAAACATATGGGGAGCAGATCATCATGGCTATGTAAAAAGGTTAGTCTCTGCGGTAAATGCTATCAATAGCCATGTAAGGGTTGAAGTCATTCTAGGACAGTTGGTATCTCTGTTTAGAAGTGGGG from Brevinematia bacterium includes these protein-coding regions:
- the argS gene encoding arginine--tRNA ligase, with the translated sequence MIVREFLRERILEVVREVYGENYGEDDIIVEYPEDKKFGDYSTTVAFRVMKTLKARGENISSVEIAERLRSLILERVGEIFSEISVASGGFLNFRLSEGFLKSLVKAVAEDEGYGGSDFGRGRGKILLEYVSANPTGPLHIGHARWGAIGDSLYRAFKLSGYDIETEFYINDAGNQVKLLLDSVNAVKNGEEIPENGYQGDYINELARLERNPIEVILEWHREDLERFGVHFDTWFSERSLHESGEVEKTVSLLREKGLVYEKDGALWFKSTQFGDDKDRVIRKSDGEYTYFGVDIAYHLNKIRRGFSRLINIWGADHHGYVKRLVSAVNAINSHVRVEVILGQLVSLFRSGEPVRMSKRTGDIITLREVLDEVGVDAVRYFMVSKKADTHINFDLDLAKKQSEENPVYYLQYAHARIAGILRNSEGLEEIDSEPIDSDISREIAVMLLRFPDEIIDITLSLDPQRMTTYLLELASLFHKFYSDYRVIDSGKVVKGRKFLVKAVKNVLKKGLWIIGVSAPERM